The Calonectris borealis unplaced genomic scaffold, bCalBor7.hap1.2 HAP1_SCAFFOLD_139, whole genome shotgun sequence genome contains a region encoding:
- the GAR1 gene encoding H/ACA ribonucleoprotein complex subunit 1 isoform X1 produces MSFRGRGGGGGRGGGFGRGGGGGDRGGFNRGGRGGFGRGGGRGGFNRGGYDQGPPERVVLLGEFMHPCEDDIVCKCKTEENKVPYFNAPVYLDNKEQIGKVDEIFGQLRDFYFSVKLSENMKASSFKKMQKFYIDPAKLLPLQRFLPRPPGEKGAPRGGGRGGRGGGRGGGRGGDRGKIPRTEAAECWVFWCGVGCLVFWGFVVVVVFFFNKAAVEYLNINSCIAKKNVMHTSV; encoded by the exons ATGTCTTTTCgtggaagaggaggtggaggaggaagaggaggtggcttCGGTCGTGGAGGAGGTGGCGGTGACAGAGGTGGCTTTAATCGTGGTGGACGAGGTGGCTTTGGACGGGGAGGTGGACGAGGAGGCTTCAACAGAGGCGGATATGACCAGGGGCCTCCAGAAAGGGTAGTTT taTTGGGAGAGTTCATGCATCCGTGTGAAGATGACATTGTTTGTaaatgtaaaacagaagaaaacaaggtgCCTTATTTCAACGCCCCAGTGTACTTGGATAATAAGGAACAGATTGGCAAAGTGGATGAAATCTTCGGACAGCTGAGAGATTTT tatttttcagtgaaactgtCTGAGAACATGAAAgcctcttcatttaaaaaaatgcaaaag TTTTACATTGATCCAGCAAAGCTGTTACCCCTTCAGAGATTTTTGCCAAGGCCACCTGGAGAAAAAGGCGCTCCCAGAGGAGGTGGTAGAGGAGGACGTGGTGGTGGacgtggaggaggaagaggtggtgATAGAGGTAAGATCCCAAGAACGGAAGCTGCagaatgttgggttttttggtgtggggtGGGTTGTTTggtcttttggggttttgttgttgttgttgtttttttttttaataaagctgcaGTTGAGTACTTGAATATCAACAGTTGTATTGCAAAGAAAAACGTTATGCATACTTCTGTTTGA
- the GAR1 gene encoding H/ACA ribonucleoprotein complex subunit 1 isoform X2: protein MSFRGRGGGGGRGGGFGRGGGGGDRGGFNRGGRGGFGRGGGRGGFNRGGYDQGPPERVVLLGEFMHPCEDDIVCKCKTEENKVPYFNAPVYLDNKEQIGKVDEIFGQLRDFYFSVKLSENMKASSFKKMQKFYIDPAKLLPLQRFLPRPPGEKGAPRGGGRGGRGGGRGGGRGGDRGGFGGGRGGGRGGGFRGGRGGGGGGFRGGRGGGGGGFRGRGY from the exons ATGTCTTTTCgtggaagaggaggtggaggaggaagaggaggtggcttCGGTCGTGGAGGAGGTGGCGGTGACAGAGGTGGCTTTAATCGTGGTGGACGAGGTGGCTTTGGACGGGGAGGTGGACGAGGAGGCTTCAACAGAGGCGGATATGACCAGGGGCCTCCAGAAAGGGTAGTTT taTTGGGAGAGTTCATGCATCCGTGTGAAGATGACATTGTTTGTaaatgtaaaacagaagaaaacaaggtgCCTTATTTCAACGCCCCAGTGTACTTGGATAATAAGGAACAGATTGGCAAAGTGGATGAAATCTTCGGACAGCTGAGAGATTTT tatttttcagtgaaactgtCTGAGAACATGAAAgcctcttcatttaaaaaaatgcaaaag TTTTACATTGATCCAGCAAAGCTGTTACCCCTTCAGAGATTTTTGCCAAGGCCACCTGGAGAAAAAGGCGCTCCCAGAGGAGGTGGTAGAGGAGGACGTGGTGGTGGacgtggaggaggaagaggtggtgATAGAG GAGGatttggaggaggaagaggtggaggaagaggaggaggtttcagaggaggaagagggggaggaggaggaggattcagaggaggaagaggtggtggaggaggaggcttTCGAG GAAGAGGATATTAA
- the CFI gene encoding complement factor I, translating into MRAVPVFLVFLSLFCFCGSENAAPNAEENQFQQVEPAQPAEQDTYLIGECLNNQYTHKSCEKVFCHPWQRCVEGKCLCKLPYQCPKNGSSVCSTNGKYFHTYCQLKSYECQHPQAKFLHKGKCMSEETFSISVGHGDSSLLRVKPVNQKNDMFVCDGEWTMNEANVACKHLGFESGAEYYQANPSITESALNSLHCLQITCGGLETSLAECHIEMKLRDSNEGFVSLQCHENLRACSDGEFHCVNKKCISLNKTCDGINDCGDLSDELCCRECRGNSFHCRSNICIPNKNVCNKEIDCLTGEDEARVLCAGKDKGAESHSMDEERKMIKTLLPQVHCGLTNHTLTRRKRIVGGELARKGEFPWQVAIKETSSEGATVYCGGVYIGGCWVLTAAHCVRASRVHLYRVWIGLLDTIEYDRETDTFRLNQVIIHENYNASTYENDIALLELRGFGKGECFLKYSTPACIPWSEYMFQTGDRCKVSGWGLEKGYIKQFILKWGNVNLFQNCSELYPGRFFKQMACAGTYDGSIDSCKGDSGGPLVCFDAENVAYVWGIVSWGENCGEAGHPGVYTKVASYYDWISHHVTRSLISRYNI; encoded by the exons ATGCGAGCGGTCcctgttttcttggttttcttgtctctcttttgtttttgtgGATCAGAg AATGCAGCACCTAATGCTGAAGAAAACCAGTTTCAGCAGGTTGAGCCTGCCCAGCCAGCTGAGCAAGACACATATCTCATAGGAGAATGCTTAAACAACCAATACACACACAAGTCCTGTGAGAAAGTTTTTTGTCACCCATGGCAACGTTGTGTGGAGGGAAAATGCCTTTGTAAGCTTCCCTACCAGTGCCCAAAGAATGGCTCTTCAGTTTGTTCCACCAATGGAAAGTACTTCCATACTTACTGTCAGCTGAAGAGCTATGAGTGTCAACATCCCCAAGCAAAGTTTCTGCACAAGGGAAAATGCATGTCTGAAG aaacattttcaatCTCTGTGGGCCATGGAGATTCAAGTTTGCTTCGAGTAAAACCCGTGAATCAAAAGAACGACATGTTTGTATGTGATGGTGAGTGGACTATGAATGAAGCAAACGTGGCTTGCAAGCACCTTGGCTTTGAATC AGGTGCTGAATATTACCAAGCCAATCCCAGCATCACAGAATCTGCCTTAAATTCATTGCACTGTCTGCAAATAACTTGCGGGGGCCTAGAGACAAGTCTTGCTGAATGTCACATAGAGATGAAATTAAGAGATAGTAATGAGGGATTTGTTAGCCTCCAGTGCCATGAAAATCTCAGAG CTTGTTCAGATGGTGAGTTTCATTGTGTCAACAAGAAGTGCATTTCTCTGAATAAAACCTGTGATGGAATCAATGACTGTGGAGACCTAAGTGATGAACTGTGCTGTAGAG AGTGCAGAGGCAACAGTTTCCACTGTCGGTCAAATATCTGTATTCCAAATAAGAATGTCTGTAACAAAGAAATTGACTGCCTCACAGGAGAGGATGAAGCTCGAGTTCTCTGTGCAG GCAAAGACAAAGGTGCTGAAAGTCACAGTATGGATGAAG aaagaaaaatgataaagACACTTCTTCCCCAAGTACACTGCGGTCTTACAAATCACACATTAACTCGACGGAAAAGAATCGTAGGTGGAGAGCTTGCaagaaag GGTGAATTCCCTTGGCAAGTGGCAATTAAAGAAACCAGCAGTGAAGGTGCAACAGTGTACTGTGGAGGGGTTTATATTGGTGGCTGTTGGGTTCTGACTGCTGCACACTGTGTCAG agcaagTCGAGTTCATCTGTACCGTGTCTGGATTGGACTGTTGGATACAATAGAGTACGACAGAGAGACAGATACTTTCAGACTAAACCAAGTGATAATCCATGAAAATTATAATGCGTCAACTTATGAAAATGACATTGCTCTGCTGGAGCTGAGAGGTTTTGGGAAAGGAGAATGCTTCCTGAAATACAGCACACCTGCCTGCATCCCCTGGTCAGAGTATATGTTCCAGACTGGTGACAGATGCAAGGTTTCTGGGTGGGGACTAGAGAAAG gtTATATCAAACAATTTATCCTCAAGTGGGGCaatgttaatttatttcagaattgTTCTGAATTGTATCCAGGAcgattttttaaacaaatggcaTGTGCAG gTACTTACGATGGCTCCATAGACAGTTGCAAAGGAGATTCAGGAGGACCCCTGGTCTGTTTTGATGCAGAAAATGTGGCATATGTCTGGGGTATTGTGAGTTGGGGTGAGAACTGCGGGGAGGCTGGTCACCCTGGCGTGTATACAAAAGTCGCCAGCTATTATGATTGGATTAGCCATCATGTGACAAGGAGTCTCATTTCACGGTATAATATCTGA